In Glycine max cultivar Williams 82 chromosome 7, Glycine_max_v4.0, whole genome shotgun sequence, a single window of DNA contains:
- the LOC113002145 gene encoding uncharacterized protein, whose translation MSSLSLRGILESEKLVGANYDDWYRNLRIVLMHEKLIDTIDKPPTEAPDLSDAEATKIFQKYLDECLTTKCIILASMSSELQRQHQDMDPYEIVEHLKKMYDGQSKTARFQLSKALFRSSLAAN comes from the coding sequence ATGTCTTCTCTATCGCTTCGTGGTATTCTTGAATCTGAAAAACTAGTCGGAGCCAATTATGATGATTGGTATCGCAACTTGAGAATTGTTCTCATGCATGAGAAGCTTATTGACACTATTGATAAGCCTCCCACGGAAGCACCTGATCTGAGTGATGCTGAAGCAACCAAGATTTTTCAAAAGTACCTAGATGAGTGCCTTACTACTAAGTGCATTATCTTGGCATCAATGAGTTCAGAACTCCAGAGGCAACATCAAGACATGGACCCGTATGAGATCGTCGAACATCTTAAGAAGATGTACGATGGTCAAAGCAAGACGGCTAGATTTCAGTTATCTAAGGCTCTGTTTAGATCCTCACTTGCTGCAAATTAA